The Cylindrospermum stagnale PCC 7417 genome segment GTTCCACAGTGTATTGTGGACACTTCGCCTTCATTCCCGCAGTCGCTAACATTTCGTCAATTTCAGCCGCTGAATATTGCTTGAGATAAACAGGGTTTTTGCTAAATACGTTGATATTTCTGATAAAATTATGGACAAGGTGCGAAGGACAATCTTTGTTATGAAAAGAATGATTGAAAACGAAAATTCCACCGGGTTTGAGAACGCGAGCTATTTCTGCCATCAGGTTTCTTAACTGGGCATCTGGAATATGCATAAAAACGCAGTTAGAAATGACCAAATCTATAGAATTATCTGCTAAAGGCAAAATTTCCGCAGAATTGCAAATTAAGTTAAATTCCGCATCAGGGAAAAAATTATATTCTTGCTTAACCTTGACTAACCGCCGCAACAAAGGTTCAGAAATATCAATTCCATAATATTTCTGACAACGGAGATTTTTATCTATAGAGAGATGCAAAGGAGCGCGACCATAACCACAACCAAGCTCTAAAATAGAATCAACAGATTTATTTTGAGGAAACTTATCCCAAGTGCCGCCAGGTCTGCCACCTAACAGAGTGTAATCTTGTTTGATGGGCGATGCTTCCGTAACTTTCTCAATTTTTTGGGAACCATAGTAGGTTTTACCAATTCTGTCCCATGTTTGCTTGTGCTTAGTTTCATTTAACTGTGCATAATCGCTGGGAAAATAAATACCATCTCTCAATTCAAAATTATTCAAACTATATTGAGCATTGGCGGCTGCACTCATAAAATTATTCCTGACGATAAATTAAGTCTGTCTTCTGTTATACTCTCAACTCAGCATTAACAGCAAGCGCTTTTAACAAGTATACATAGCTGACTGCTGATATCAAGACCGTCTAATAACTGCCCCTAATCCGCTCTTTGCCAGACTACGGTGTACACACAAGTCTCTCTCGATACAAGATATGGCTCACTTATCTCCTTTGGCACACGACCATATCAATATGCTAGGGCGCTACCACTTTAATTTACCTGAGTCCTTGAAGAATTTGGGAATGCGTCTTTTGCGTTCTGATACTTCTTTGTAAGCATTGTGGACTGAAACTCATTTCCAGTAAGGCTTTCAGCCTTAGCGTAAGTTTCTGCGCGATTGCTGATGCTGTTGGCGAAAGTGTTACAAGTTTTCCTATAGGCGTGTTGCACATCTAAAAGAGCAACGATAAATTAAGGATATGATCTTTGTAATACGTTTAGATACATTTATATTTCATTCGCTATGTTGATTGCTACCAAAACGCCAATACCTGAAATTAACTGAATTTACTATGATTTGATAATTTACGAAGTCCTGAATTTAACTCAACTTTGAATTTAAAAAACCAAGCACAATTACAAGTAAATAAATTTACAGTGACAAATGTATGAAACGTTACATCAGAAGTTTTTCATTGGCTATACCGTTTCTATTGGTTGGAATTGCCGCACTAGTAGCCTGCGATTTCACACAAGAAGGCTTTAATATTCATCAAGCACTGAGCAACTCGATGAATGATTTGCACCTTGGATTAATACCAGTAGTATTACTTGGTTGTACCCGTGCAATATATGTTGCTAACGAGGAAACAAAATCAATTTTTACCATGCGTAGCATGGACTGGGCTGATCCAAATATGTCCATAAGTTTATGGGCATCACCTAGAAATAGCTATCGGACAGGTGTTGGTGAAAGTGATGAGGGTTACCCGTTAACATGGGAATCTAAGTATAAGAGCCTCGTTGTATGTAATTATGGAAAGTCTACGACTGATGGCATCAACGAGGAGGGCTTAGTTGCCAATCTGCTTTTTCTAGCACAAGCTGACTACACGCATGATGAACAGTCCAATAAGCCGCGTTTACCGATTAGTGGTTTGGCACAGTATGTACTGGACAACTATGCAAACGTCCAAGAAGCTGTAGATGGGTTAAAGGAGGAGCCATTTTTTATTGTGACTTCTGACATAGCCTTAGCAACATTAGACAGAGAAAACAGTAAATTCAAAGTAAGTACTAAAAACATAGTTTTACATTTGTCTATTTCAGATTCTCAAGGAAATTCGGCAGTCTTACAATACGTGACCGACGAGCAAACCAAGAAATCTAAATTAGTAGTGTACCACTTTCAACAGGACAAAAAAGATAAAGGCAAAGACACGGTCTCTGTCATGACTAACTCGCTGTATGAAGAGCAATTAGAACTTTTAAAGAGATTTCAAAATGAGGATGGAGAGTTTGATTGGGCAGGTAAAAATAAATCCTTTAGCTGGGATAAGCTCATGTCTAATTCAGGTTTTGAGCTGACTCCGCCAATGAATGGAGCTAATATTCGATTTCTCCGCGCCTCGTTCTACAGCAATAGAATGGACAAAATCGATAACAATTACCAAAATCAAAGACCATTCATTGATGAGACTAACAGAGTTCTTGGTAACCCCGAATCTTATAGTATATGGGTTGATAAGTGGTCACAAAACGAAGGTGTCGCTAGAGCTTTTTCGTTGATTCGTAATCTGTCAACGCCTTTAAATATTCAGGGAATAAATAATAACCCATTCCTTTCTTCTACACTGTGGCGTACTGTTATAGATCATAAGAAAAATCGCTATTTCTTTGAATCAACTAGGGGTTTATGTCCACTATATGTTGATCTCGACGAATTCTTTAAGGATTTAGAGACAGTGAAAAAGCTTGATATTTTGCTGTCGCCAACAAAAAAGGGTGATCAAGGGATTGACCTACTGGAGGATCAACTAAACAAAGGAATAAAGATAGGCAAGGTTAATCATGAGTTTGTTGAGGTCGAAGATAATAAATGGTTTTATTTTGACTATCAGAAGTCGTGACGAAGAAACTAGGGTTAAGATAAAGCGCTTTTTGTCAATCAATTAAAATACTCAAAAATTTCTCCATAAAAATGATAATCGTGTATGGGGAATAAGGGGAGGAGACGAGGAATGCTCGCCTTCTCCCCTGAGCTTTAATTATTATTATCTTCAAAGTGTTTGACTGGTTAAATATAGGACTTATATCCTCGATTCACAAATATTATTACCATAGGTCGTGGCCGATTTATATCGCCGAAGATGGAGAATTGAAGAAGCTTTATACACGATTAAACGATTAAGTATGGGCTACTTGGTTATTTTATGCCGTGCCAAAGAAAATCAAGATTTAGGAGTAGTTAAAGCGCTGCGAAAGCCAGTCTTCAATCTGGATTTATCCCCTTTTGCCGCACCCTCGCAGACGTTAGTGCAATTATCTTAACTTCTCACGAATGGGGGGGTGGGGGACTGTTTCAGATACATTGGTTAAGAAACTGCAATAATGAGAGGCTGGGATGACAGAAGGTTCACAACAAAAACGGGTGATAGTTGTGGGTGCCGGTTGGGCTGGTTTAGGGGCTACCTACCATTTGGCGAAACAAGGTTATGATGTGACACTTTTAGAAGCAGGCCCTTATCCTGGTGGATTGGTGGCGGGGTGGCAAACTGCGGCTGGGAAGTCTGTAGAAGCGGGTATTCATGGCTTCTGGTATCCCTACAGAA includes the following:
- a CDS encoding linear amide C-N hydrolase translates to MKRYIRSFSLAIPFLLVGIAALVACDFTQEGFNIHQALSNSMNDLHLGLIPVVLLGCTRAIYVANEETKSIFTMRSMDWADPNMSISLWASPRNSYRTGVGESDEGYPLTWESKYKSLVVCNYGKSTTDGINEEGLVANLLFLAQADYTHDEQSNKPRLPISGLAQYVLDNYANVQEAVDGLKEEPFFIVTSDIALATLDRENSKFKVSTKNIVLHLSISDSQGNSAVLQYVTDEQTKKSKLVVYHFQQDKKDKGKDTVSVMTNSLYEEQLELLKRFQNEDGEFDWAGKNKSFSWDKLMSNSGFELTPPMNGANIRFLRASFYSNRMDKIDNNYQNQRPFIDETNRVLGNPESYSIWVDKWSQNEGVARAFSLIRNLSTPLNIQGINNNPFLSSTLWRTVIDHKKNRYFFESTRGLCPLYVDLDEFFKDLETVKKLDILLSPTKKGDQGIDLLEDQLNKGIKIGKVNHEFVEVEDNKWFYFDYQKS
- a CDS encoding class I SAM-dependent methyltransferase; amino-acid sequence: MSAAANAQYSLNNFELRDGIYFPSDYAQLNETKHKQTWDRIGKTYYGSQKIEKVTEASPIKQDYTLLGGRPGGTWDKFPQNKSVDSILELGCGYGRAPLHLSIDKNLRCQKYYGIDISEPLLRRLVKVKQEYNFFPDAEFNLICNSAEILPLADNSIDLVISNCVFMHIPDAQLRNLMAEIARVLKPGGIFVFNHSFHNKDCPSHLVHNFIRNINVFSKNPVYLKQYSAAEIDEMLATAGMKAKCPQYTVEPTKEYAIFPEIIKAIPVPFAKSINRSLKPSSDAERAKLAYGFSAYSTHLE